Proteins from a genomic interval of Papaver somniferum cultivar HN1 chromosome 4, ASM357369v1, whole genome shotgun sequence:
- the LOC113271836 gene encoding uncharacterized protein LOC113271836: protein MASFHVRSISLPTSSRTLTLAVEEQLHQLKATEQATSSSLICQNLSGLKDLYERVEDFLSTQDGKCLDSGLDGSIRLLDVCSITKDVLSQMKQSVQELQSSIRRRSNEVSGYMISRKKIIKVIRKCLSNLKDSKKIETEGSILREVEATTLAVLESLLSFVSEPRQSKSLISKLILTKRVVHKCEETSEVMEVDTAVKALTKGVEVDNVQKTLKALEMTLEDLEDGLESVFRCLIKNRVSLLNIVNQ, encoded by the coding sequence ATGGCTTCTTTCCATGTTCGATCTATCAGTTTACCTACAAGCTCCCGCACTCTCACTCTTGCAGTCGAGGAACAGTTACACCAATTAAAAGCCACTGAACAAGCCACTTCATCTTCATTGATCTGCCAGAACTTATCCGGTCTTAAAGATTTATATGAACGTGTTGAAGATTTCCTTTCTACCCAAGACGGAAAATGCTTAGACTCCGGTTTGGATGGATCTATCAGGTTGTTGGATGTTTGCAGTATTACCAAAGATGTTTTGTCTCAAATGAAACAATCTGTTCAAGAACTACAATCATCCATTCGTAGACGATCAAATGAAGTTTCCGGATACATGATCTCAAGAAAGAAGATCATTAAAGTGATCCGAAAGTGCCTCTCAAATCTAAAAGACAGCAAGAAGATCGAAACAGAAGGTAGTATACTAAGAGAAGTTGAAGCTACTACTCTTGCCGTTCTTGAGTCCCTATTGTCCTTTGTGTCTGAACCAAGACAAAGCAAGTCATTGATCTCTAAACTGATCCTCACAAAGAGAGTTGTACACAAGTGCGAAGAAACTTCCGAAGTAATGGAGGTTGACACCGCAGTGAAAGCCCTTACCAAAGGCGTCGAAGTAGACAATGTACAAAAGACATTGAAAGCCCTTGAAATGACCCTTGAAGATCTTGAAGATGGACTAGAATCTGTCTTCAGATGTTTAATCAAAAACCGAGTTTCACTCCTCAACATCGTCAACCAGTAG
- the LOC113271834 gene encoding uncharacterized protein LOC113271834 has protein sequence MASFHVRSISLPKNSHPLTLAVEEQLCQLKASSSICQNLSGLQKLYECVEDFLSTEDGKCSDSSLDGSIMLLDVCSIIKDVLSQMTQSVQELQSSIRRRSNEVSEYMISRKKISKVIRKCLADLKNNKKNDTEISLLAEVEATTLAVFESILSFVSVPKQNKSLISKLTLTKRVTRNEETSEVMEVDTAVKSLTKGIEVNNVQKTLKALEMTLQDFEDGLETVFRCLIKHRVSLLNIN, from the coding sequence ATGGCTTCTTTCCATGTTCGCTCCATCAGTTTACCTAAAAACTCTCATCCTCTCACTCTTGCAGTTGAGGAACAATTGTGCCAACTAAAAGCATCTTCATCAATCTGCCAAAATTTATCTGGTCTCCAAAAGTTATATGAGTGTGTTGAGGATTTCCTTTCTACCGAAGATGGAAAATGCTCAGACTCCAGTTTGGATGGATCTATCATGTTATTGGATGTTTGCAGCATTATCAAGGATGTTTTGTCTCAAATGACACAATCTGTTCAAGAACTACAATCATCTATTCGTAGACGATCAAATGAAGTTTCTGAATACATGATCTCAAGAAAGAAGATCAGCAAAGTGATCCGCAAGTGCCTTGCAGATCTTAAGAACAACAAGAAAAACGATACTGAAATTAGCTTGCTAGCAGAAGTTGAAGCTACTACTCTTGCCGTTTTTGAATCTATATTGTCCTTTGTTTCTGTGCCAAAACAAAACAAGTCTTTGATCTCTAAATTGACGCTCACCAAGCGAGTTACACGCAACGAAGAAACTTCCGAAGTAATGGAGGTGGACACCGCAGTGAAATCCCTTACCAAAGGCATTGAAGTAAACAATGTGCAGAAGACATTGAAAGCCCTTGAAATGAcccttcaagattttgaagatggACTAGAAACTGTCTTCAGGTGTTTAATCAAACACAGAGTTTCACTTCTCAACATCAACTAG
- the LOC113273443 gene encoding uncharacterized protein LOC113273443 encodes MASFHVRSISLPKNSHPLTLAVEEQLCQLKASSSICQNLSGLQKLYECVEDFLSTEDGKCSDSSLDGSIMLLDVCSIIKDVLSQMTQSVQELQSSIRRRSNEVSEYMISRKKISKVIRKCLADLKNNKKNDTEISLLAEVEATTLAVFESILSFVSVPKQNKSLISKLTLTKRVARNEETSAVMEVDTAVKSLTKGIEVNNVQKTLKALEMTLQDFEDKLEVVFRCLIKNRVSLLNILNQ; translated from the coding sequence ATGGCTTCTTTCCATGTTCGCTCCATCAGTTTACCTAAAAACTCTCATCCTCTCACTCTTGCAGTTGAGGAACAATTGTGCCAACTAAAAGCATCTTCATCAATCTGCCAAAATTTATCTGGTCTCCAAAAGTTATATGAGTGTGTTGAGGATTTCCTTTCTACCGAAGATGGAAAATGCTCAGACTCCAGTTTGGATGGATCTATCATGTTATTGGATGTTTGCAGCATTATCAAGGATGTTTTGTCTCAAATGACACAATCTGTTCAAGAACTACAATCATCTATTCGTAGACGATCAAATGAAGTTTCTGAATACATGATCTCAAGAAAGAAGATCAGCAAAGTGATCCGCAAGTGCCTTGCAGATCTTAAGAACAACAAGAAAAACGATACTGAAATTAGCTTGCTAGCAGAAGTTGAAGCTACTACTCTTGCCGTTTTCGAATCTATATTGTCCTTTGTTTCTGTGCCAAAACAAAACAAGTCTTTGATCTCTAAATTGACGCTCACCAAGCGAGTTGCACGCAACGAAGAAACTTCCGCAGTAATGGAGGTGGACACCGCAGTGAAATCCCTTACCAAAGGCATTGAAGTAAACAATGTGCAGAAGACACTGAAAGCCCTTGAAATGAcccttcaagattttgaagacaAACTAGAAGTTGTCTTCAGGTGTTTAATCAAGAACAGAGTTTCACTTCTCAACATCCTCAACCAGTAG
- the LOC113271835 gene encoding uncharacterized protein LOC113271835, whose amino-acid sequence MASFHVRSISLTKNSHPLTLAVEEQLCQLKATEQTSSSISKNLSGLKKLYDCVEDFLSTLDGNCSDSSLEGSIMLLDVCSIIKDVLSQLKESVQELQSSIRRRSNEVSEYLI is encoded by the coding sequence ATGGCTTCTTTCCATGTTCGCTCCATCAGTTTAACTAAAAACTCTCATCCTCTCACTCTTGCAGTGGAGGAGCAATTGTGCCAACTTAAAGCTACTGAGCAAACATCTTCATCAATCAGCAAAAATTTATCTGGTCTTAAAAAGTTATATGACTGCGTAGAGGATTTCCTTTCTACCCTAGATGGAAACTGCTCAGACTCCAGTTTGGAGGGGTCTATCATGTTGTTGgatgtttgcagtattattaAAGATGTTTTGTCTCAACTTAAAGAATCTGTCCAAGAACTACAATCATCCATTCGTAGACGATCAAATGAAGTTTCTGAATACTTGATCTAA